Within the Chiloscyllium plagiosum isolate BGI_BamShark_2017 chromosome 31, ASM401019v2, whole genome shotgun sequence genome, the region TCTTTGCTTCCTTCTGGCAGGACTCCACCTGGGAGTTCAATGTACAGATTGTTGTTATTCAGTACTGCTCTCCAGTGAGCAATTCTTGCATCAGTAAGCTTGGACTGGAAGTGGAGAATTTTAGTCCTGCCATTTGCACTCAAATCTTCTGTTACACTCAGCCGATTATCCTGGGGAATACGATAAATATTTTATAACAATGTTTAAAGAGGTTGGATTGCTGGGAGCCATTACAATCATATGTAGATCAACTGTCAAATACACAAAAGCAGCACTCGCAGTCATCCTCTAATTAGCCTGCAGTCAAAGAACACatggggtgaccttagaggtttacaaaattaagaggggcatggataagataaatagacaaagtcttttccccagggtcagggagtccagaactagagggcataggtttagggtgagaggggaaagatagagatctaaggggcaactttttcacgcagagggtggtatgtgtatggaatgagctgccaaaggatgtggaggaggctgggacaatcgcaacatttaagaggcatttggatgggtatatgaataggatgggtttggagggatatgggccgggtgctggcaggcgagactggattggaatatctggtcggcatggacaggttggaccgaagagtctgtttccatgctgtacatctctgactctgttaAAAGGTACAAACTACCAGCATTCAAATTTCATATGCTTTCTTGGCAATTACAACTGATCTATTCCATCAACTTAAGCTACAAATACACCCAAGCCAAAAAGCTCAATTCCAATCTCAACCCATAAAAATCATCCCTTACTTTCAAACTTCTACTCGCATAGCAGCTTCCCTTAGTTAGATATACAGAATAGATGCTGCGCCTGGAGAAGAATTCAAAGTTTAGCTGTTAATTTTGCAGCTTAGTAGCTCAATACTTACTGAATACAGTATGTTAGCTGCAAGATTGTGATCCCTTTGACCATTCCCTCGCCCACCTGGGATCTTCAAGGGTGGGTGAGGGACATCAGGAACACCACAGAGGCCCCGGACCAGGGTTACGACAGCAACTGGATGACAGCCTGGGACTAAAATAAAACCGGGTTTAGTGCAATTTCGCCATCTGGattcaaaaaaacaaaaactAGAAATTCATGTTCCTGTAACAAACTATCTACACCAAATATCAATTCAGTCTGAACACAAAACAGCTCAACTACAACTAGTTACTAACAGTTTGATTTAGACAATCTtccaattttcctttttttgcttCAAGTTTAAGCACATTGCTGTTTTTTCTCAGCAAAGGGGAATGATGCATGGCATTAAGAGTCAGCATAAGTTTGAACACGTCAATCCAAAAGGAACAACCAATTTTTACACACCCAATTCTGTTGTATTAGAGTAAACAAAGGTGGCAGAAACAAAATCGTTGAGATTACAACAAACTGCTAAATTACTGTGCTGATATAGAGCTGAAATAACCAATTTGGCCTTGTAGATCAGCCAACTGTCTTAACATTTTATTTGGATAATTTTACCCAACTGCCTAAAAAAAagcactatttttaaaaagtggaagaaAATATCAAGTTGGACATTAATGCCACTGCTCTTCTATCCTCCAATTTCTCCCAAATGGCACTGTAGTGGTGCAGAGGGGAATGTCGTGAAAAGTGTGGCTGTTGAGAGCCTGGTTGGCCTCCTGCGATCTGGCAGCAATGGGCAGgcgctgagagagagagagagagaaagtgcaaacttccTGTTGCATTCCCAGTCTCCAACCATCAGAGGCACCACGTCGACTCAGCAGAGTTACATCCTCCGGGGAATTTACCAACCTCTTATTTATCTGTCCACAGCTTgacgagtgagagagagaaaaaaaaaatcaaccctaGGCCCTGTTTCCCCCCTCTTAAAAAAACCCAGTCGCCATTTTACGAACCTTACACTTCGCGTCCACCCATTAACTTTGCTCCTTGATGATTAGAAATAACTAATCGAGATTATAGAATTTtctttggagggggggggggtggaggttgTGATAGGCTTTCGTTTCTGAAGAGGAAATGTCTAAGGATTTAAATTCATATAATAAGACACAGTAGGGGAAAAATTAAGAACTCCGTCGACGCAAGACCACTTTCTTAACCGCATTGTTGTGCGAAAATTTGGCTTATTACACCTGGTGTACAGAAATCGCGGGTATTTAATCTGGAGGAGAGATAAGAGTTTAAAGAAAAAGGGCGTGAAAGAAGGTGAAGCCAATCTCGCCTCGCGTTTGTCTTTTTTTGTTATTCGAAGCGGAGAAAACCCCCTACCTTTCGGTACTAGTATTACTACTAAACGTCATGGATGGCATTttgtttccttctttctctctagCAAAACAGTGACTATTCAAAATGCGCTGAAGGGAGGTCTTGACCATCCGGCCTTAAAGGGGTTTCCTCCACGGGACACCAGGTGAAAGGCTCGGCCGTGCCGGACACGCTGGTCTggaaatttttttgaaaaaaaaaggagagaacgAACTACTGCCTCACACGCAGCGTCTGGCAGTCGGACCG harbors:
- the oaz1a gene encoding LOW QUALITY PROTEIN: ornithine decarboxylase antizyme 1a (The sequence of the model RefSeq protein was modified relative to this genomic sequence to represent the inferred CDS: deleted 1 base in 1 codon): MVKTSLQRILNSHCFAREKEGNKMPSMTFSSNTSTESPRLSSSCCRNPGPGPLWCSDVPHPPLKIPGGRGNGQRDHNLAANILYSDNRLSVTEDLSANGRTKILHFQSKLTDARIAHWRAVLNNNNLYIELPGGVLPEGSKESFAILLEFAEEHLQAEHVFICFHKNRDDRASLLRTFSFLGFEIVRPGHPLVPKRPDAFFMVYTFERDSSDEE